From Leptospira sp. WS58.C1, one genomic window encodes:
- a CDS encoding STAS domain-containing protein, producing the protein MDSLKILEQDAGQEIKVYLVSGRLDESTFPLFKEKVLDVTHANNTVLNLSDLKYVSSSGIRAIFELKNRLSGEGKKLLLTEAGEKVIQIFNLLGLWKPFVHFEKEEDAIAACLKN; encoded by the coding sequence ATGGATAGTTTGAAAATTCTAGAACAGGATGCAGGCCAAGAGATCAAAGTTTATTTGGTTTCCGGCCGACTAGACGAATCCACCTTTCCCCTGTTTAAGGAAAAAGTATTGGATGTGACCCATGCAAACAACACAGTCTTAAACCTATCCGATCTCAAATATGTTTCTAGTTCCGGCATCCGCGCTATCTTCGAATTAAAGAACAGACTATCCGGCGAAGGCAAAAAACTTTTACTCACAGAAGCGGGAGAGAAGGTCATTCAGATCTTCAATCTATTAGGCCTTTGGAAACCTTTCGTCCATTTTGAAAAAGAAGAAGACGCAATCGCTGCTTGCCTTAAAAACTAA
- a CDS encoding SpoIIE family protein phosphatase translates to MSFRQKIFLILGASQLLLVLILAVTFIQMIDQVKNEPQDKRALDRSLEFRKELKHKEEVIRLLLKEIERNQKTLSILENGLGNRGILQNNLEYIKGIMTQYGLSIFEIHDRTGHVYFRFHRPADYGDDKSGQKIVQEALQGRIASTLEIGHSGLGLRVTAPLKNGGILMVGQVVDDKFIQAITGSEDVHLAIYEKEKLISFSDNTISKYLGDRKPKDLVGISRFTLEGRHYYLTQVPYENQGLSNLKLDFVLLIDETELYESTRNLWLYCGLIALAVFGGILFASYRFSRDIIDAVKALNFAMQNPNEDESKIVDLNRSDELGEMAEVFIEMKKDLLDHQMFLEKKVEEKTKELQETLDDLRTLKEKQDGDYYLTSLLLRPLATTKYESPNTKISGILRQKKTFVFRKKEADIGGDLVSISEITLYGKKYLSIMNSDAMGKSIQGAGGALVMGTVFKAIVTRTQLSRSNQKKTPEKWLKDCYTELQNVFVTFDGTMLVSALLCLLDEETGALYSINAEHPNMVLYRDAKANFLDSDFPIRKLGFSENTTEPLVRVDKLEAGDRIFLGSDGRDDILLYDPNSPEPVMNEDENLFLRFVELSGGNLEDLERLINAAGEISDDLSLLSISYKEVKIPSSRTKVISEEYNRLLQIGIKEYKKGNTEKTKEVFVQALAIDDSDPALYKQMARICINAKEFEEGAKYSETYLSKIPFDNEYIFYLSYCLRKTKDYWKSLEFAEKLRSREPENIRNLKHLVALYRLTGNRMKFRATMSVLKLILADSDPKANNSSEPALV, encoded by the coding sequence ATGAGTTTTAGACAGAAAATTTTTCTCATTCTGGGAGCAAGCCAGCTTCTTTTAGTACTTATCCTCGCGGTCACATTCATACAAATGATCGACCAAGTAAAAAACGAACCCCAGGACAAACGAGCATTAGACCGCTCCTTAGAGTTCAGGAAGGAACTCAAACATAAGGAAGAAGTTATCCGTCTTCTTTTAAAAGAAATAGAAAGAAATCAAAAAACTCTTTCTATTTTAGAGAACGGTTTGGGTAATCGAGGTATTCTTCAAAACAACCTGGAATATATCAAAGGTATTATGACTCAGTATGGTCTTTCTATCTTTGAGATCCATGATAGAACAGGACATGTTTATTTTAGATTTCATAGACCGGCCGATTATGGCGACGATAAGTCGGGACAGAAGATCGTTCAGGAAGCTTTGCAAGGTAGAATCGCTTCTACCCTAGAGATCGGCCATAGCGGTCTTGGGCTTAGGGTCACCGCACCGCTTAAGAACGGAGGGATCTTGATGGTGGGCCAGGTAGTGGACGATAAATTCATCCAGGCAATCACAGGTTCGGAAGACGTTCACCTTGCCATTTATGAAAAAGAAAAACTGATTTCCTTTTCGGACAATACAATCTCCAAATATTTAGGGGATAGAAAACCGAAAGACCTTGTGGGAATTTCCAGATTCACTTTGGAAGGAAGACATTATTATCTGACTCAAGTCCCTTATGAAAATCAAGGATTAAGTAATCTTAAACTAGATTTCGTTCTCCTGATAGATGAGACCGAGTTGTATGAATCTACTCGAAACCTTTGGTTATATTGTGGCCTCATCGCCCTTGCGGTTTTCGGCGGGATCTTATTCGCATCCTATAGATTTTCCAGAGATATTATAGACGCTGTTAAGGCTCTTAACTTCGCGATGCAAAACCCGAACGAAGACGAATCCAAAATTGTGGACTTAAATCGTTCCGATGAATTGGGAGAAATGGCGGAAGTATTCATCGAAATGAAGAAGGATCTTTTGGACCACCAAATGTTCTTGGAAAAAAAGGTGGAGGAGAAAACCAAAGAATTACAGGAAACCTTGGACGATCTCCGCACATTGAAGGAAAAACAAGACGGAGATTATTACCTGACTTCCCTACTTCTACGTCCGCTTGCTACCACTAAGTATGAAAGCCCGAATACTAAGATCAGCGGCATCTTAAGACAAAAGAAAACTTTCGTATTCAGAAAAAAGGAGGCCGACATAGGCGGGGACCTGGTTTCCATCAGCGAAATCACATTGTACGGCAAAAAATACCTGAGTATCATGAACTCCGACGCTATGGGGAAATCCATCCAAGGAGCGGGTGGTGCACTCGTAATGGGAACAGTATTCAAAGCGATCGTAACCAGGACTCAACTTTCCAGAAGTAACCAGAAAAAAACCCCCGAAAAATGGCTCAAAGACTGCTACACCGAATTACAAAACGTATTCGTTACATTCGACGGCACGATGCTTGTTTCAGCATTACTTTGTCTTCTGGATGAAGAAACCGGTGCATTATATTCCATTAATGCAGAACATCCTAATATGGTATTGTACCGAGATGCTAAGGCAAACTTTTTGGATTCGGACTTCCCGATCCGTAAATTAGGTTTTTCGGAAAATACAACCGAACCTTTGGTGCGAGTGGATAAACTGGAAGCTGGAGACAGGATCTTCTTAGGCTCGGATGGAAGAGACGATATCCTCCTATATGACCCGAACTCGCCTGAGCCTGTAATGAACGAAGACGAAAACTTATTCTTAAGATTCGTGGAACTTTCCGGCGGAAATTTGGAAGATCTAGAAAGACTGATTAACGCCGCAGGAGAAATTTCAGACGATCTAAGTCTTTTAAGTATCAGTTATAAAGAGGTGAAAATTCCTTCTTCTCGCACGAAAGTAATTTCGGAAGAATACAATCGGTTACTACAGATCGGGATCAAAGAGTATAAAAAAGGGAATACCGAAAAGACTAAGGAAGTTTTTGTACAAGCGTTAGCGATCGACGATTCGGACCCTGCACTTTACAAACAAATGGCAAGGATCTGTATCAACGCGAAAGAATTCGAAGAAGGTGCGAAATATTCAGAGACGTATCTTTCAAAGATCCCGTTCGACAACGAGTATATCTTCTATCTTTCCTATTGCCTCAGAAAAACCAAGGATTACTGGAAGTCTTTGGAATTCGCGGAAAAACTCAGATCCAGAGAACCTGAAAATATTAGAAATCTAAAACATTTGGTCGCTTTATACAGACTTACCGGAAATCGAATGAAGTTCAGAGCCACTATGTCCGTTCTAAAATTGATCCTCGCAGACTCGGACCCTAAGGCAAATAATTCCTCGGAACCCGCATTGGTTTGA
- a CDS encoding NAD(+)/NADH kinase: MSAEMRKKIESVLVVIKRTKYELDLESYGSLDEFKRVAQIQNDSFSRIYQSHLRQIQSREELKRTFPNGKFIFREELENIDISDYDLVIALGGDNHFTYVAHHALDNLVLGCNSDPETSVGALLSFHTSDISKAVSQNWENVQIEEWPRINVRIEYPDGKAIETFQGISEISIRNNSPDLTSRFLISHEQVTEEQKCSGLLVYTGAGSTGWVMSCENKDVSFDKQEPYFKVYCRELRKKESFQYKLDHFTVRNSFRLISEMRGGISIDSLAERIYDFPPGAKADFSVSPERLRVLVQKHG, from the coding sequence ATGTCGGCGGAAATGCGAAAAAAGATCGAATCTGTTCTGGTAGTCATCAAAAGAACAAAATACGAATTAGATCTGGAGAGTTACGGCTCTCTGGATGAATTCAAAAGAGTAGCACAGATCCAAAACGATTCTTTCTCTAGGATCTACCAATCCCATCTTAGACAGATCCAAAGCAGAGAAGAGTTAAAACGTACTTTCCCGAACGGGAAGTTCATATTCCGAGAAGAATTAGAAAATATAGATATTTCAGATTATGATCTTGTGATCGCATTAGGCGGGGATAATCACTTCACTTACGTTGCCCATCATGCTTTGGACAATCTAGTCCTAGGGTGCAATTCGGATCCGGAAACTTCGGTAGGCGCCCTTTTATCCTTTCATACTTCCGATATTTCCAAAGCTGTTTCCCAAAATTGGGAAAATGTTCAAATAGAAGAATGGCCCAGGATCAATGTTAGGATCGAATATCCTGACGGCAAAGCGATAGAAACTTTCCAAGGGATAAGCGAAATTTCTATCCGGAACAATAGCCCCGATTTGACTAGCCGATTTTTGATCTCTCATGAACAGGTCACCGAAGAACAGAAATGTTCCGGGCTTCTAGTATATACCGGAGCGGGTTCTACCGGCTGGGTTATGTCTTGCGAAAATAAAGACGTAAGCTTTGACAAGCAAGAGCCTTATTTCAAAGTGTACTGTAGAGAGTTGCGTAAAAAAGAAAGTTTCCAGTATAAGTTGGATCACTTCACTGTTCGCAATTCTTTCCGTCTAATATCGGAAATGCGCGGAGGGATCTCCATCGATTCCTTGGCGGAACGTATATACGATTTCCCTCCCGGGGCAAAAGCGGACTTTTCCGTTTCTCCGGAAAGATTGCGGGTGCTGGTACAAAAACATGGATAG
- a CDS encoding acyl-CoA desaturase, giving the protein MAIILSFFAAHWILAAFVQSFFLHRYSAHQMFKLNRFWEKFFYFFTFVVQGSSFLNPRAYAILHRRHHAYSDTEKDPHSPVASKGFLDMMWTTAVVYENILDRKEEVEKEFKGNYPEIPWFDRFADSWFVRLFFGTSYTLFYMAFVPADAVWLYALLPIHYLMGPTHGAIVNWCGHMYGYRNHAKNPDNSKNTLAVDFLIMGELYQNNHHAHPNSPNFAFRWFELDLTYQVMKVLHFMGIITIQRAVWTEKGRKELSGTAPSPLADVA; this is encoded by the coding sequence ATGGCAATCATTCTAAGTTTTTTTGCGGCACACTGGATTTTAGCCGCTTTCGTTCAGTCGTTCTTTTTACATCGTTATTCTGCGCACCAGATGTTCAAACTGAACCGTTTCTGGGAAAAGTTCTTCTATTTCTTTACTTTCGTTGTGCAAGGTTCTTCCTTTCTCAATCCGAGAGCTTATGCCATTCTTCACAGAAGGCATCACGCATATAGCGACACGGAAAAAGATCCGCATTCTCCGGTAGCTTCTAAAGGGTTTTTAGATATGATGTGGACGACCGCTGTCGTTTACGAAAATATTTTGGATCGTAAAGAAGAAGTGGAGAAGGAATTCAAAGGAAATTATCCTGAGATCCCTTGGTTCGATCGTTTTGCGGATTCTTGGTTTGTTCGTTTGTTCTTCGGAACTTCTTATACTCTTTTCTATATGGCTTTTGTTCCGGCTGACGCAGTTTGGCTCTATGCTTTATTACCGATCCACTATCTAATGGGACCGACTCACGGAGCTATCGTAAACTGGTGCGGACATATGTATGGTTACCGCAACCACGCAAAAAATCCGGACAATTCCAAAAACACCTTAGCTGTGGACTTTTTGATCATGGGAGAATTGTACCAGAACAATCACCACGCTCACCCGAATTCCCCGAACTTCGCCTTCCGTTGGTTCGAGTTGGATCTTACATACCAAGTGATGAAGGTACTACATTTTATGGGGATCATCACCATCCAAAGAGCGGTCTGGACCGAAAAAGGAAGAAAAGAACTTTCAGGTACGGCTCCTTCTCCCCTAGCCGACGTAGCTTAG
- a CDS encoding PhoX family protein has protein sequence MKVSRSDFLKYMGKGMLALTAVRTLDLFSETAKDPSKKVPSTHSSSQKTKKGNFSKIPGNNFKPIKPNTQDDLILAAGFKYDLIAVYGDKINSKGDTFGYAADFNCFFQFPNDPNSALLWTNHEYLNELEYYVTGYDYNQTGPNNRTSEQIEKYLYSLGGSVIGLRKLNGTWVLDPDSKYGRRLHGRSEFQLKGPVAGSEAIAGKSKVYGTFANCSGGRTLWDTVLSCEENYEMVVEDCKLEDSKEYGWIIEVDPFDPFSTPVKHTALGRFSHENAALTVSPSGKLVVYMGDDSKDQCVYKFVSEKKYDPKKGKLNSELLDEGTLYVGNFEKCVWVPLDLEKNPNLKNAKDKEGKLKFKTQADVLISCRDAAKTAGGTPMDRPEDLEVHPLDKSVFVSFTNNDSHGNFYGQIVRIKEENSDAESVRFEFEVFVAGGGKSGFSSPDNLVFDSSGNLWMVTDMTTRLLGKSIFKKFGNNGLFFIPTSGEDAGKAFQFASAPIGAEFTGPWFTPDEEYLFLSVQHPGEDTKDYDLPTSRWPRRTKGDIPRPGVVVIRRA, from the coding sequence ATGAAGGTATCTAGGTCAGACTTTTTAAAGTATATGGGAAAGGGAATGTTGGCTCTGACTGCCGTTCGGACCTTGGATCTTTTTTCCGAAACCGCAAAAGATCCGTCTAAAAAAGTACCTTCTACACATTCTTCTTCCCAAAAAACAAAAAAGGGAAACTTTTCAAAAATTCCGGGAAATAATTTTAAACCTATAAAACCGAATACTCAAGACGATCTGATCTTAGCCGCCGGTTTTAAGTATGATCTGATCGCAGTGTATGGAGATAAGATCAACTCAAAGGGAGATACTTTCGGATATGCGGCTGATTTCAATTGTTTCTTCCAATTTCCGAATGATCCAAATTCAGCGCTTCTTTGGACCAATCACGAGTACTTAAATGAATTAGAATATTATGTAACCGGTTACGACTATAACCAAACAGGCCCGAATAATAGAACTTCCGAACAGATCGAAAAATATCTCTACTCCTTAGGCGGTTCAGTGATCGGGCTTCGCAAATTAAACGGTACTTGGGTATTGGATCCCGATTCTAAATACGGAAGAAGGTTACATGGAAGGTCGGAATTCCAACTAAAAGGTCCTGTAGCGGGTTCCGAGGCGATCGCAGGTAAATCAAAAGTGTATGGAACCTTCGCCAACTGTTCCGGCGGCAGAACATTATGGGATACCGTACTTTCTTGTGAAGAGAACTACGAAATGGTCGTGGAAGATTGTAAACTGGAAGACTCCAAAGAATACGGTTGGATCATAGAAGTGGATCCTTTCGATCCTTTTTCCACTCCGGTAAAACATACCGCGCTCGGAAGATTTTCTCATGAGAATGCTGCGTTAACCGTTTCTCCTTCCGGAAAATTAGTCGTGTATATGGGAGACGATTCCAAGGACCAATGTGTTTATAAGTTCGTCTCGGAAAAAAAATATGATCCTAAAAAAGGAAAATTGAACTCGGAACTTTTGGATGAAGGAACATTATACGTAGGCAATTTCGAAAAATGTGTATGGGTTCCATTAGACCTTGAAAAAAACCCGAATTTGAAAAACGCAAAAGATAAAGAGGGGAAATTAAAATTTAAGACCCAAGCGGATGTCTTAATATCCTGCAGAGATGCCGCAAAAACTGCAGGCGGGACTCCAATGGACAGGCCGGAAGATCTGGAAGTCCATCCATTAGATAAATCTGTTTTTGTTTCCTTCACTAATAACGATTCCCATGGAAATTTTTACGGACAGATCGTTCGTATCAAAGAGGAAAATTCCGATGCCGAATCGGTCCGTTTCGAGTTCGAAGTGTTCGTTGCAGGTGGAGGGAAGAGCGGATTTTCTTCTCCGGATAATTTGGTCTTTGATTCTTCCGGAAATCTCTGGATGGTAACCGACATGACAACTCGTTTGCTCGGAAAATCCATCTTCAAAAAATTCGGGAATAACGGTTTGTTTTTTATTCCTACGAGCGGAGAAGATGCCGGGAAAGCATTCCAATTCGCTTCAGCGCCGATCGGTGCTGAATTTACAGGTCCATGGTTTACACCCGACGAAGAGTATTTATTCTTATCCGTGCAGCATCCGGGAGAAGATACGAAGGATTACGATCTTCCCACGAGTCGCTGGCCTAGGAGAACAAAGGGAGATATTCCGAGGCCGGGTGTGGTAGTTATCAGAAGGGCTTAG
- the htpG gene encoding molecular chaperone HtpG: MSEEVKGRISVETENIFPIIKKWLYSEKDIFLRELVSNACDAIAKLRKISLNEEFEGGTDYRIDLDFDQEARILTVQDNGIGMTDEEVNRYINQIAFSGAEEFVKKYQAEGDKTEIIGHFGLGFYSSFMVSSKVKIETKSYKKGSTPVVWESESGTEFSLRPGDRSERGTKISLYLDADSGEYLDQWKLKELIRKYCDFLPVPIYVKGEKANKQTPLWSEQPSSVKKEQYDEFYQYLFPFAGEPLFHVHLNVDYPFRLQGILYFPRLKHELDANRMGIKLYCNHVFVSDEAKELVPQFLTVLQGTLDIPDLPLNVSRSYLQNDPLVKKISSHIVKKVSDRLQEEWTKNPDEFRKNWEEISLFVKYGMMTDEKFYESAKDLIFFRSSNGDLTKLEDYVERNKEKNSGKIYYAGEAELTSVYMDLLKSQGLEALLVDSRIDNHFLQFLEGKNPDWKFQRVDSELADQVLDKEASPDLADQDNKTAEDRLKEIFSKAIAKEGVEIKTEALKSEDIPSVILLPEHLRRLAEMGQMYGQKPGDFLKNHTLLLNRKSKLLKNILHLSKGVYPEKAEKLARSVYDLALLGAKLIGEEELSELIRRQRDLLEDLSSD; the protein is encoded by the coding sequence ATGAGCGAAGAAGTAAAAGGCAGAATCTCCGTAGAAACGGAGAATATTTTCCCAATCATTAAAAAATGGTTATATTCCGAAAAAGACATATTCTTGAGAGAGCTGGTTTCTAACGCATGCGACGCTATTGCTAAACTTAGGAAAATCTCCTTGAATGAGGAATTTGAAGGCGGCACCGACTATAGGATCGATCTGGATTTCGACCAAGAAGCTAGGATCTTGACCGTCCAAGACAACGGCATCGGGATGACCGATGAAGAAGTGAATCGTTATATCAACCAGATCGCATTTTCCGGTGCGGAAGAATTCGTAAAAAAATACCAAGCGGAAGGGGATAAGACCGAGATTATCGGCCATTTCGGTTTGGGATTCTATTCCAGCTTTATGGTTTCTTCTAAGGTGAAGATTGAGACAAAGTCTTATAAAAAGGGGAGTACTCCCGTCGTTTGGGAAAGCGAATCAGGTACGGAGTTCTCTCTAAGACCGGGTGATAGGTCCGAAAGAGGAACCAAGATCAGTTTGTATCTAGATGCGGATTCCGGAGAATATTTGGACCAATGGAAACTGAAAGAGTTAATCCGCAAATACTGCGATTTTCTTCCGGTTCCTATTTACGTAAAAGGGGAGAAGGCGAATAAACAAACCCCATTGTGGAGCGAACAACCTTCTTCCGTTAAAAAGGAACAGTATGACGAGTTCTATCAATATCTGTTCCCTTTTGCAGGAGAGCCTTTATTCCATGTTCACTTGAATGTGGACTATCCTTTTAGGCTGCAAGGGATTTTGTATTTCCCAAGACTCAAACACGAGTTAGACGCTAATCGTATGGGGATCAAACTCTACTGTAATCATGTGTTTGTCTCCGACGAAGCAAAAGAATTGGTACCTCAATTTTTGACCGTTCTACAGGGGACTTTGGATATTCCGGATCTTCCTCTGAACGTTTCCAGATCTTATCTGCAAAACGATCCATTGGTTAAAAAGATCTCTTCTCATATCGTCAAAAAAGTTTCCGACAGACTGCAGGAAGAATGGACCAAAAATCCGGACGAATTCCGTAAGAACTGGGAAGAGATCTCCTTATTCGTTAAATATGGGATGATGACCGACGAGAAATTTTACGAGTCCGCAAAAGATCTCATCTTCTTCCGATCGTCTAACGGTGATTTAACGAAATTGGAAGATTACGTGGAGAGAAATAAGGAAAAGAACTCCGGTAAAATATATTATGCGGGAGAAGCTGAACTGACATCCGTATATATGGACCTTCTCAAGTCCCAAGGACTGGAAGCATTGCTTGTCGATTCCCGAATAGACAATCATTTCCTCCAATTTTTAGAAGGCAAAAATCCGGATTGGAAGTTCCAGAGAGTGGATTCGGAACTTGCGGACCAAGTTTTGGATAAGGAAGCAAGTCCTGATCTCGCAGACCAAGACAACAAAACAGCGGAAGATAGACTGAAGGAAATTTTCTCCAAGGCGATCGCCAAAGAAGGCGTGGAGATCAAAACGGAAGCTCTCAAGTCGGAGGATATTCCTTCCGTGATCCTGCTGCCGGAACATCTTAGGCGTTTGGCGGAGATGGGCCAGATGTATGGACAAAAGCCCGGTGACTTTTTGAAGAATCATACTCTTCTATTGAACCGTAAGTCCAAATTGCTCAAAAATATATTACATCTTTCCAAAGGTGTGTATCCGGAGAAGGCGGAAAAATTGGCCCGTTCCGTGTACGATCTGGCCTTGTTAGGCGCGAAACTGATCGGAGAGGAAGAATTGAGCGAATTGATCCGCCGCCAAAGGGACCTGTTGGAAGATCTTTCCTCGGATTAA